A genomic window from Microbacterium sp. H1-D42 includes:
- a CDS encoding methyltransferase domain-containing protein: MVADLRTRAVDASEQMDAPDADSRMLARTYAQFGAVNTIVSGAGDVYRRHVRPRASRQSARQTLRVLDIGCGGGDQTRAVARRLQRDGYRAQVTGIDIEQRAIDWSSRADDEGLVRWRCASSTDLVHEGEPFDVVLSNHVLHHLTAHELTRLLADSRRLAREGGVVVHSDIARSRAAYLLFAVATWPFAGSLLADSFIRADGLTSIRRSYTRGELAAVVPDGWHVEQRMPARLLLNWSETG; this comes from the coding sequence ATGGTCGCTGACCTGCGCACGCGCGCCGTCGATGCGAGCGAGCAGATGGATGCTCCCGATGCCGACTCGCGGATGCTGGCGCGCACCTACGCGCAGTTCGGTGCGGTCAACACGATCGTCTCCGGGGCCGGCGACGTGTACCGCCGCCATGTGCGCCCCCGGGCGTCGCGTCAGTCGGCACGGCAGACGCTGCGCGTGCTCGACATCGGCTGCGGCGGCGGCGATCAGACGCGCGCGGTCGCCCGACGACTGCAGCGGGACGGATACCGGGCGCAGGTCACCGGGATCGACATCGAGCAGCGGGCGATCGACTGGTCCTCCCGTGCGGACGACGAGGGGCTGGTGCGCTGGCGCTGCGCGTCGAGCACAGACCTCGTGCACGAGGGGGAGCCCTTCGATGTCGTGCTCTCGAATCATGTTCTGCATCATCTGACCGCGCACGAGCTGACACGGCTGCTGGCCGACTCGCGCCGCCTGGCACGCGAGGGTGGCGTCGTCGTGCACAGCGACATCGCGCGCAGTCGCGCCGCCTACCTGCTCTTCGCCGTCGCGACCTGGCCGTTCGCCGGCTCGCTGCTGGCCGATTCGTTCATCCGTGCGGACGGGCTCACCAGCATCCGTCGCTCGTACACGCGTGGCGAACTGGCCGCCGTCGTGCCAGACGGGTGGCACGTCGAGCAGCGGATGCCCGCGCGTCTGCTGCTGAACTGGAGTGAGACAGGGTGA
- a CDS encoding A24 family peptidase — MSFHSVAVLLAHLALLGIGVWLIIIDARTHRLPNRIVLPTLGALVLLVIIEALATGDGARLPRSLLGGLALCALYTVMHLASRQGMGGGDVKLAAVIGLVLAWHGWQTLVLGAAAAFLLGALYAIALMLLRRANRRTRIAFGPWMILGAALAIGVA, encoded by the coding sequence GTGTCCTTCCACTCCGTCGCCGTGCTGCTCGCGCACCTCGCGCTCCTCGGCATCGGAGTGTGGCTGATCATCATCGACGCTCGGACGCACCGTCTGCCGAACCGCATCGTGCTGCCGACCCTCGGTGCGCTGGTGCTGCTCGTCATCATCGAGGCGCTCGCGACGGGGGACGGGGCTCGGCTGCCGCGCTCGCTGCTCGGCGGGCTCGCACTGTGCGCCCTCTACACCGTCATGCACCTGGCCTCGAGGCAGGGCATGGGCGGGGGAGACGTGAAGCTCGCAGCGGTGATCGGCCTGGTGCTCGCCTGGCACGGCTGGCAGACCCTGGTGCTGGGAGCTGCCGCCGCGTTCCTGCTCGGCGCGCTCTATGCGATCGCGCTCATGCTGCTTCGTCGAGCGAACCGGCGCACCCGCATCGCCTTCGGCCCGTGGATGATCCTCGGCGCCGCCCTCGCCATCGGAGTGGCCTGA
- a CDS encoding response regulator: protein MALARLHGGPLDGQIIPLDDVERETLIVPYSETQVTYRREGEATRTGSDDGPTEVAFWFVESSDDIVPSDD from the coding sequence ATGGCACTTGCGCGACTTCACGGCGGCCCGCTCGACGGGCAGATCATTCCGCTCGACGACGTCGAGCGCGAGACCCTGATCGTCCCCTACAGCGAGACGCAGGTGACCTACCGGCGTGAGGGCGAGGCGACAAGGACGGGCTCCGATGACGGCCCCACCGAGGTCGCATTCTGGTTCGTCGAGTCCAGTGACGACATCGTCCCCAGTGACGACTGA
- a CDS encoding GNAT family N-acetyltransferase: MDMIWRMTESEPERGERIARARDRVWAKRHQAEKTETAPVTIEDGELWIGEDADGREVIALWVRHEGPHSFLADVHAPQLGADELWSAVSALAAAEKWPRVTFSAFLGDDSAAALAVASDASRIATKMQRETSDAPMPQGVATMPMTEGEYAGYAARSDRSYAEELLASGSVADMDAALAEAAAAMGRLLPDGLQTPDQRLWTVRDPEDETVGILWVHLQAERAFIYDIEMREEARGRGYGTQALRAAAAHAREAGRELIALNVFGQNEGARRLYTREGYVATEIIWTVTCD, from the coding sequence ATGGACATGATCTGGCGGATGACAGAGTCGGAGCCCGAACGCGGCGAGCGGATCGCGCGCGCCAGGGACCGGGTCTGGGCGAAGCGGCACCAGGCTGAGAAGACCGAGACGGCTCCGGTCACGATCGAAGACGGAGAGCTCTGGATCGGTGAGGATGCTGACGGGCGCGAGGTCATCGCACTCTGGGTGCGGCACGAGGGGCCGCACTCGTTCCTCGCCGACGTCCACGCCCCGCAGCTGGGCGCCGATGAACTCTGGTCGGCGGTCAGCGCACTCGCCGCAGCCGAGAAGTGGCCACGGGTGACGTTCAGCGCGTTTCTGGGCGATGACTCCGCGGCGGCGCTCGCCGTGGCATCCGACGCGAGCCGCATCGCCACGAAGATGCAGCGCGAGACGTCAGACGCACCGATGCCGCAGGGTGTCGCGACCATGCCGATGACGGAGGGCGAGTACGCCGGCTACGCGGCGCGCAGCGACCGCAGCTATGCGGAGGAGCTGCTCGCCAGTGGATCCGTCGCCGACATGGATGCGGCGCTCGCCGAGGCCGCGGCTGCGATGGGGAGACTGCTGCCGGACGGCCTGCAGACCCCCGATCAGCGACTGTGGACCGTGCGCGATCCAGAGGATGAGACGGTCGGGATCCTCTGGGTGCACCTGCAGGCCGAACGCGCGTTCATCTACGACATCGAGATGCGCGAGGAGGCCCGCGGCCGTGGGTACGGCACCCAGGCGCTGCGCGCTGCTGCCGCTCACGCCAGGGAGGCGGGGCGGGAGCTGATCGCCCTGAACGTCTTCGGGCAGAACGAGGGTGCCCGCCGGCTGTACACGCGCGAGGGATACGTCGCGACCGAGATCATCTGGACGGTGACGTGCGACTGA
- a CDS encoding CYTH domain-containing protein, protein MTTDPQRTFEVERKYDADADTTLPTWDDLPGVSAVSAGELRELDARYFDTADHALAQHGVALRRRTGGPDAGWHIKGPRQGDGRLELGWPLDEDGRMPEAVAAVVAQWTDAPLLPLARIENSRTAFHLFHGDQVLAEFVDDHVRATDLRSGSPSSGTRREWREWEMELGPAAPASDADREAFFAAVERAVLAAGGRQPSSGSKLARALGL, encoded by the coding sequence GTGACGACTGACCCGCAGCGCACCTTCGAGGTCGAGCGCAAGTACGACGCCGACGCCGACACGACGCTGCCGACGTGGGATGACCTGCCAGGCGTGAGCGCGGTGAGCGCAGGCGAACTGCGCGAGTTGGATGCCAGGTACTTCGACACCGCCGATCACGCACTCGCGCAGCACGGCGTCGCCCTGCGCCGCCGCACCGGAGGACCGGACGCCGGCTGGCACATCAAGGGCCCGCGTCAGGGTGACGGTCGCCTCGAACTCGGCTGGCCGCTGGACGAGGACGGTCGGATGCCCGAAGCCGTCGCCGCCGTCGTCGCGCAGTGGACCGATGCGCCGCTGCTGCCTCTGGCCCGCATCGAGAACTCGCGCACGGCGTTCCACCTGTTCCATGGCGACCAGGTGCTCGCCGAGTTCGTGGACGACCACGTGCGCGCCACCGACCTGCGCTCGGGAAGCCCGAGCAGTGGCACCCGTCGCGAATGGCGGGAGTGGGAGATGGAGCTGGGGCCGGCGGCACCGGCATCCGACGCGGATCGCGAAGCGTTCTTCGCCGCCGTGGAGCGCGCCGTGCTGGCAGCGGGTGGACGCCAGCCGTCGTCGGGGTCGAAGCTCGCCAGGGCACTGGGCCTGTAG
- a CDS encoding DNA polymerase Y family protein, with product MDAPLRMHALWFPDWPLRAVLGAAPPHPPTALVHGNTIVACTASARAQGVRVGQRRRLAQGRSPALRMLPHDPATEERAFLPVLRLIEEHAPGVHLLRPGLAALRSRGVSRYHGGEGEAASALLTLLAEAGYPEVRIGVADGAFTAELAARAAATGDRTWQVVPPGESQAFLSPLPVPVLGDDDLAGLLHRLGISTLGEFAALDVVAVRDRLGEQGARLHALARGADSRPLSPRPPDPELVREVEFESPLGQSDQIAFAVRQTADAVLLGLADASLVCTEVRIDLTDDDGGVSSRSWLHPTCFDASDLVDRVRWQLETLVERNPASAGAAGHDAADADAAHSFRGIVLVRIAPVAVDDAAHHQIGLFGSGTDERLHHAVSRVQTLLGHRGVVTAAVSGGRMLADRQVLTPWGERSVVERDAARPWPGALPGPLPAEVFSPLHPITVADAAGGPVEVDDRGELPAPPALIDGAEIVAWAGPWPLHEHRWDGERARSGHRFQLLDARQRAWLVFCADGQWWAEGRYR from the coding sequence ATGGACGCTCCGCTCCGGATGCACGCGCTGTGGTTCCCTGATTGGCCACTGCGCGCGGTGCTCGGCGCCGCACCCCCGCATCCACCCACCGCACTCGTGCACGGCAACACCATCGTGGCCTGCACCGCGTCAGCCCGCGCGCAGGGCGTGCGGGTCGGTCAGCGCCGCAGGCTCGCCCAGGGCCGCTCCCCCGCACTGCGGATGCTGCCGCACGACCCCGCCACGGAAGAGCGCGCCTTCCTTCCGGTGCTGCGACTGATCGAGGAGCACGCGCCAGGGGTGCACCTGTTGCGTCCAGGGCTCGCCGCCCTCCGCTCGCGCGGCGTCTCGCGCTATCACGGCGGGGAGGGCGAGGCGGCCTCCGCACTGCTGACGCTGCTGGCCGAGGCGGGCTACCCCGAGGTGCGCATCGGCGTCGCCGACGGCGCCTTCACCGCCGAACTGGCGGCGCGGGCCGCGGCCACAGGCGATCGCACCTGGCAGGTCGTGCCGCCGGGTGAGTCCCAGGCCTTCCTCTCCCCTCTGCCGGTGCCGGTGCTCGGCGATGACGATCTGGCCGGGCTCCTGCACCGGCTCGGCATCTCCACCCTCGGCGAGTTCGCCGCCCTGGATGTCGTCGCGGTGCGCGACCGACTCGGCGAGCAGGGTGCCCGCCTGCATGCGCTGGCCCGCGGCGCCGACTCCCGACCGCTGTCGCCGCGTCCCCCCGACCCTGAGCTGGTGCGCGAGGTCGAGTTCGAGAGTCCGCTTGGCCAGTCGGATCAGATCGCGTTCGCCGTGCGTCAGACGGCGGATGCTGTGCTGCTCGGCCTCGCCGATGCCTCGCTGGTGTGCACCGAGGTGCGCATCGATCTCACCGATGACGACGGCGGCGTCTCCTCGCGCTCCTGGCTGCATCCGACCTGCTTCGATGCGAGCGATCTCGTCGACCGGGTGCGCTGGCAGCTCGAGACGCTCGTCGAGCGCAATCCGGCATCAGCAGGAGCCGCTGGGCACGACGCGGCGGATGCTGATGCCGCGCACTCCTTCCGCGGGATCGTGCTCGTGCGGATCGCCCCGGTGGCGGTCGACGACGCGGCCCACCATCAGATCGGCCTCTTCGGCTCCGGCACCGATGAGCGCCTGCACCACGCCGTCTCGCGCGTGCAGACACTGCTCGGCCATCGCGGGGTGGTCACCGCTGCGGTGTCTGGTGGGCGGATGCTGGCTGACCGACAGGTGCTGACCCCCTGGGGTGAGCGGTCGGTGGTCGAGCGCGACGCGGCGCGCCCCTGGCCGGGTGCTCTGCCCGGTCCGCTGCCCGCCGAGGTGTTCTCGCCGCTGCATCCGATCACGGTCGCCGATGCCGCAGGCGGGCCGGTCGAGGTCGACGACCGCGGTGAGCTGCCTGCTCCGCCTGCCCTGATCGACGGCGCCGAGATCGTCGCCTGGGCGGGCCCATGGCCGCTGCATGAACATCGCTGGGACGGCGAGCGCGCTCGCAGCGGGCACCGCTTCCAGCTGCTGGATGCCAGGCAGCGTGCCTGGCTGGTGTTCTGCGCAGATGGCCAGTGGTGGGCAGAGGGGAGGTACCGCTGA
- a CDS encoding NAD(P)/FAD-dependent oxidoreductase — MASAEVIIAGAGPVGMLLGCLLAERGVAVMICERRAGVDGRTRAIGVHPPGLAALDAAGVGESVRSEAVALERGEVHAQGRMLTSIAFPAQRGVLILPQRRTDAILRERLQALHVPLRSGCEVVAVRQDESGVTALVRSEGQERAATASFLVVADGVHSGLRDALGIRWRRSRGEARYSMLDAPESDDDPVARLYCEPEGLVESFPLPHGRRRWVVRHAPEAGAMTAEQFAAAIRVRTGIRIPAGEPTAFVASQHRAERVVDGRIILLGDAAHEISPIGGQGMNLGWADALRLTDALIGAAGERGDLAAFGRRSVRAADDVQRRASFYMSMGAPVGAGRQRARELLIRTLGIPPLHSAATALVTMRGI; from the coding sequence ATGGCATCCGCTGAGGTGATCATCGCTGGCGCCGGGCCGGTCGGCATGCTGCTCGGATGCCTGCTGGCCGAGCGCGGAGTCGCCGTGATGATCTGCGAGCGTCGTGCCGGTGTTGACGGGCGCACCCGCGCGATCGGAGTGCATCCGCCCGGCCTCGCGGCCTTGGATGCAGCCGGTGTCGGCGAGAGCGTGCGCAGCGAGGCCGTGGCGCTGGAGCGCGGCGAGGTGCACGCGCAGGGGCGCATGCTGACATCGATCGCCTTCCCCGCGCAGCGCGGTGTGCTGATCCTGCCGCAGCGGCGCACGGATGCGATCCTGCGTGAGCGGCTGCAGGCTCTTCATGTTCCGCTGCGCAGCGGATGCGAGGTCGTCGCTGTGCGGCAGGACGAGTCGGGGGTGACAGCGCTCGTGCGATCCGAGGGGCAGGAGCGGGCGGCGACCGCGTCCTTCCTGGTCGTCGCGGATGGGGTGCACAGTGGCCTGCGCGATGCGCTCGGGATCCGGTGGCGCCGATCTCGTGGCGAGGCGCGCTACTCGATGCTCGATGCGCCGGAATCCGATGACGACCCCGTCGCGCGGCTGTACTGCGAACCCGAAGGGCTGGTGGAGTCCTTTCCTCTGCCGCACGGACGCCGGAGGTGGGTGGTTCGACACGCGCCAGAGGCGGGAGCCATGACCGCTGAGCAGTTCGCCGCCGCGATCCGCGTGCGCACAGGCATCCGGATCCCGGCGGGGGAGCCCACGGCATTCGTGGCATCGCAGCACCGCGCAGAGCGCGTGGTCGACGGCCGGATCATCCTGCTTGGCGATGCCGCGCACGAGATCAGCCCGATCGGCGGACAGGGGATGAATCTCGGATGGGCGGATGCACTGCGGCTGACGGATGCCCTGATCGGTGCTGCCGGTGAGCGTGGTGATCTCGCCGCGTTCGGCAGGCGGTCCGTCCGCGCCGCCGACGATGTGCAGCGCCGCGCGTCGTTCTACATGTCGATGGGTGCCCCGGTCGGCGCCGGTCGTCAGCGCGCCCGCGAGCTCCTCATCCGGACGCTCGGCATCCCGCCTCTGCATTCCGCAGCTACCGCACTGGTGACCATGCGCGGGATCTGA
- a CDS encoding error-prone DNA polymerase, giving the protein MAGWNNPRLSWAELERTLSAPTRDPAEGQAPASAEPSPKRADPGPLSRHRPPAVPPPRTRPQDAVPYAELHAHSSYSFLDGASSPDDLLAEAEVLGLTALAITDHDGFYGAARFAEAAELTGVQTVFGAELSLDLPAPQNGVPDPVGDHLLVLARGVEGYHRLSGAITRAQLRGGEKGRPLYDLDDLVESAGGHWTILTGCRKGGVRRGLARGDAETPLRRLVDLFGQEHIAVELIDHGDPLDTRRNDTLAELANGLHLPVLATNNVHYAAPERAGLAEAVAAVRATRSMDELDGWLPAHGSAHLRSGAEMTRRFRRYPGAIEHGLRIAAECAFPLRRARPALPQTPVPEGHTTMSHLRALVWAAVPHRYPHLDAEGRARIERELNVIEEKDFPGYFLIVHEIVDEAKRRGILCQGRGSAAASAVCYLLGITAVDPILYRLPFERFLATTREEEPDIDVDFDSGRREEIIQWVYQRYGRERAAQVANVIQYRPKNAVRDMARALGHSPGQQDAWSKQVDGWSAGIEASPDTDIPADVLSYAGELLKAPRHLGIHSGGMVLTARPVGEVVPVENARMANRTVIQWDKDDAAWMGLVKFDLLGLGMLSALQHSFTIIAETTGERWTLQTLPKEEPAVYDMLCRADSIGVFQVESRAQMGLLPRLQPREFYELAIQIALIRPGPIQGGAVHPFVRRKLGSEKVTYAHPALEPVLRRTLGIPVFQEQLIQMATVLGDCTADEADLLRRAMGSKRGLEKIDRIRDSLYRGMAEKGLVGEAADRIYAQIQAFSSFGFAESHSLSFALLVYASSWVKLHYPAAFLAGLLRAQPMGFYSASSLTSDARRHGVRVLRPDLHASAAMDGLERLSAATDSAAVESDATGDGPTGRESCLHSADPLHSADPLHPLPFDRNAPDESAAHRRDGRFAVRLGLSGVRGIGTALAERIVAAREQHGPFLDLHDLVRRTDATAAQLEALATAGAFDCLGISRREAIWTAGAAAEDRARFLPGTTMAVQPPLFADQTSHERLAADLWATGISTDDHPMAHFRAALHDRGVLSSDQLRAHEEGRRIEVAGLVTHRQRPATASGITFLNLEDEQGLVNVVCSVGVWNRYRRVARDSPALIVRGILERSTEGVVNVLADAFEDLRTGVTHRSRDFR; this is encoded by the coding sequence ATGGCCGGCTGGAACAATCCGAGACTCTCCTGGGCAGAGCTCGAGCGCACGCTCAGCGCGCCGACGCGCGACCCTGCAGAAGGGCAGGCACCGGCCTCCGCCGAGCCCTCCCCGAAGCGGGCAGACCCAGGACCGCTGAGCAGGCACCGCCCTCCTGCGGTTCCGCCGCCGCGCACGCGACCTCAGGATGCCGTGCCGTACGCCGAGCTGCACGCGCACAGCTCGTACTCGTTCCTCGACGGCGCTTCCTCGCCCGACGACCTGCTCGCCGAGGCGGAGGTGCTGGGGCTGACCGCCCTGGCGATCACCGACCATGACGGGTTCTACGGGGCTGCGCGCTTCGCCGAAGCCGCCGAGCTCACCGGGGTGCAGACCGTGTTCGGCGCCGAGCTGTCGCTCGACCTGCCGGCCCCGCAGAACGGGGTCCCCGACCCTGTGGGCGATCACCTGCTGGTGCTGGCCCGCGGAGTCGAGGGCTATCACCGGCTGTCGGGGGCGATCACCAGGGCGCAGCTGCGCGGCGGTGAGAAGGGCAGGCCGCTGTACGACCTCGATGATCTGGTCGAAAGCGCAGGCGGGCACTGGACGATCCTCACCGGCTGCCGCAAGGGCGGGGTGCGCCGAGGACTCGCCAGGGGTGATGCCGAGACGCCGCTGCGGCGGCTGGTCGACCTGTTCGGCCAGGAGCACATCGCCGTCGAGCTCATCGACCACGGCGATCCGCTCGACACGCGCCGCAACGACACCCTCGCCGAGCTCGCGAACGGGCTGCATCTGCCTGTGCTGGCCACGAACAACGTGCACTACGCCGCCCCTGAGCGGGCGGGGCTCGCCGAAGCGGTGGCCGCGGTGCGCGCCACCCGCAGCATGGACGAGCTGGACGGCTGGCTGCCGGCGCACGGCAGCGCCCATCTGCGCAGCGGCGCCGAGATGACCCGTCGCTTCCGCCGCTACCCCGGAGCGATCGAGCACGGCCTGCGGATCGCCGCGGAGTGCGCCTTCCCGCTGCGCAGGGCCCGCCCCGCGCTGCCGCAGACCCCTGTGCCGGAAGGACACACCACCATGAGCCACCTGCGCGCACTGGTGTGGGCTGCGGTGCCGCACAGGTACCCGCATCTCGACGCCGAGGGACGGGCGAGGATCGAGCGCGAGCTGAACGTCATCGAGGAGAAGGACTTCCCCGGCTACTTCCTCATCGTGCACGAGATCGTCGATGAGGCGAAGCGTCGCGGCATCCTCTGCCAGGGTCGCGGTTCGGCTGCGGCGAGCGCGGTCTGCTACCTGCTCGGCATCACCGCGGTCGATCCGATCCTGTATCGGCTGCCCTTCGAACGGTTCCTCGCGACCACCCGCGAGGAGGAGCCCGACATCGACGTGGACTTCGACTCCGGGCGCCGCGAGGAGATCATCCAGTGGGTGTACCAGCGGTACGGGCGCGAGCGCGCAGCGCAGGTGGCGAACGTGATCCAGTACCGACCGAAGAACGCGGTGCGCGACATGGCGCGGGCACTGGGACACTCTCCAGGGCAGCAGGACGCCTGGTCGAAGCAGGTCGACGGCTGGAGCGCCGGCATCGAGGCGTCGCCTGACACCGACATCCCCGCCGATGTGCTCAGCTACGCGGGTGAGCTGCTGAAGGCGCCACGGCACCTCGGCATCCACTCCGGCGGCATGGTGCTCACCGCCCGCCCGGTGGGCGAGGTGGTGCCCGTCGAGAACGCCCGCATGGCGAACCGCACGGTGATCCAGTGGGACAAGGACGATGCCGCGTGGATGGGACTGGTGAAGTTCGATCTGCTCGGGCTGGGGATGCTGTCGGCGCTGCAGCACAGCTTCACGATCATCGCCGAGACGACCGGCGAGCGCTGGACGCTGCAGACCCTGCCCAAGGAGGAGCCGGCGGTGTACGACATGCTGTGTCGGGCCGACTCGATCGGGGTGTTCCAGGTGGAGTCGCGCGCGCAGATGGGGCTGCTGCCAAGGCTGCAGCCACGGGAGTTCTACGAGCTGGCGATCCAGATCGCGCTGATCCGTCCCGGTCCCATCCAGGGTGGTGCCGTGCACCCCTTCGTGCGCCGCAAGCTCGGGAGCGAGAAGGTCACGTACGCGCATCCGGCGCTCGAGCCGGTGCTGCGGCGCACCCTCGGCATCCCCGTCTTCCAGGAGCAGCTGATCCAGATGGCGACCGTGCTCGGCGACTGCACGGCCGATGAGGCCGACCTGCTGCGCCGGGCGATGGGCTCGAAGCGGGGTCTGGAGAAGATCGACCGCATCCGGGATTCGCTGTACCGCGGCATGGCTGAGAAGGGACTGGTCGGCGAAGCCGCCGACCGCATCTACGCGCAGATCCAGGCGTTCTCGAGCTTCGGCTTCGCCGAGTCGCACTCGCTGTCGTTCGCACTGCTGGTCTACGCCAGCTCGTGGGTGAAGCTGCACTACCCCGCGGCGTTCCTGGCCGGCCTTCTTCGGGCCCAGCCGATGGGGTTCTACTCGGCGTCGTCGCTGACCTCGGATGCCCGTCGGCACGGCGTGCGGGTGCTGCGCCCCGATCTGCACGCCTCGGCGGCGATGGATGGGCTGGAGAGGCTCTCTGCTGCGACCGACTCTGCTGCCGTCGAATCGGATGCCACCGGAGACGGCCCCACCGGGCGGGAGTCCTGCCTGCACAGCGCTGATCCCCTGCACAGCGCCGATCCCCTGCATCCGCTCCCCTTCGACCGGAACGCGCCGGATGAGTCGGCAGCGCATCGCCGCGACGGACGGTTCGCCGTGCGGCTGGGGCTGTCTGGCGTGCGAGGCATCGGCACGGCGCTGGCGGAGCGCATCGTCGCCGCGCGCGAGCAGCACGGTCCGTTCCTGGATCTGCACGATCTGGTGCGGCGGACGGATGCCACGGCCGCGCAGCTGGAGGCGCTGGCCACCGCCGGGGCCTTCGACTGTCTCGGCATCAGCCGGCGCGAGGCGATCTGGACGGCAGGTGCGGCCGCCGAGGATCGCGCCAGGTTCCTGCCAGGCACGACCATGGCCGTGCAGCCGCCGCTGTTCGCCGATCAGACCAGCCACGAGCGGCTGGCCGCCGACCTGTGGGCCACCGGCATCTCGACCGATGACCATCCGATGGCGCACTTCCGCGCGGCGCTGCACGACCGAGGTGTGCTGTCCTCTGATCAGCTGCGCGCGCATGAAGAGGGGCGCCGCATCGAGGTCGCCGGGCTGGTCACGCACCGACAGCGCCCGGCGACGGCGAGTGGCATCACGTTCCTCAACCTCGAGGACGAGCAGGGGCTGGTGAACGTGGTGTGCTCGGTTGGCGTGTGGAACCGCTATCGCCGGGTGGCGCGCGACTCGCCCGCGCTGATCGTGCGGGGCATCCTGGAGCGCTCCACCGAGGGCGTCGTGAATGTGCTGGCCGATGCCTTCGAGGATCTGCGCACCGGCGTAACCCACCGCTCGCGGGACTTCCGCTGA
- a CDS encoding type III polyketide synthase: MSHPVQLRSLQTMVPEVPLDQGAVRDVFAAQPEISRLARRLVSASFDGSGIDTRHTVLAELDLGAEAPTQEYYDRESGNLLVPSTRTRNETYIREADRLFVETARRALDADPDITASDITHVVTVSCTGFHAPGPDYAIVRGLGLSDAVQRYHLGFMGCYAAMPALRAAMQFCLADPAAVVLVVSVELCTLHLRSSSDPDTIIASSLFSDGAAAALVTARTFGAPVPAFSLDGFHTAIVPEGEQDMAWTIGDRGFEMVLSTAVPQLIGESIEQALRPLWASDDALPEVLEVERIGETVQHWAIHPGGRSILDRVQDRLHLSDAQLHPAREVLRTCGNMSSATVLFVLQRILNDPDANAGERVTAMAFGPGLTAESAMLTVIGGRDGR; this comes from the coding sequence ATGAGTCATCCGGTCCAACTCCGCTCCCTCCAGACGATGGTTCCCGAGGTGCCGCTCGATCAGGGGGCGGTGCGAGACGTGTTCGCCGCGCAGCCCGAGATCTCCCGCCTCGCCAGACGGCTGGTATCGGCCTCGTTCGACGGATCGGGGATCGACACCAGGCACACTGTGCTCGCCGAACTCGATCTCGGCGCCGAGGCTCCGACACAGGAGTACTACGACCGCGAGTCCGGGAATCTTCTCGTCCCGAGCACCAGGACGCGCAACGAGACGTACATCCGGGAAGCGGATCGGCTGTTCGTGGAGACGGCGAGGCGCGCGCTCGATGCGGATCCCGACATCACAGCATCCGACATCACGCACGTCGTCACCGTCTCGTGCACCGGATTCCATGCTCCGGGTCCCGACTATGCGATCGTGCGCGGACTTGGTCTGTCGGATGCCGTGCAGCGGTACCACCTCGGATTCATGGGCTGCTATGCGGCGATGCCCGCGCTGCGCGCCGCGATGCAGTTCTGCCTGGCTGATCCCGCTGCGGTCGTGCTGGTGGTGAGCGTGGAGCTGTGCACGCTGCATCTGCGCTCGTCCAGCGACCCAGACACGATCATCGCGTCGTCGCTGTTCTCGGACGGCGCGGCCGCGGCGCTGGTGACCGCTCGCACCTTCGGCGCGCCCGTTCCGGCCTTCTCGCTCGACGGGTTCCACACGGCGATCGTGCCAGAGGGGGAGCAGGACATGGCCTGGACGATCGGCGACCGGGGCTTCGAGATGGTGCTCTCCACGGCCGTTCCCCAGCTGATCGGCGAGAGCATCGAACAGGCGCTGCGACCGCTCTGGGCGTCGGACGACGCACTCCCCGAAGTGCTCGAGGTCGAGCGGATCGGCGAGACGGTGCAGCACTGGGCGATCCACCCCGGCGGGCGCAGCATTCTCGACCGGGTGCAGGATCGCCTGCACCTCAGCGATGCGCAGCTGCACCCGGCGCGGGAGGTGCTGCGCACCTGCGGCAACATGTCCAGCGCCACGGTGCTCTTCGTGCTGCAGCGCATCCTGAACGACCCGGACGCGAACGCCGGGGAGCGCGTGACCGCCATGGCGTTCGGGCCGGGGCTGACCGCAGAGAGTGCGATGCTCACCGTGATCGGCGGACGGGATGGTCGCTGA